In Cupriavidus basilensis, the following proteins share a genomic window:
- the ppk2 gene encoding polyphosphate kinase 2, with translation MKKTKASNQEDDAEVSSISHGEYEEELHLLQIELVKLQRHFLCCNDRILVIFEGRDASGKDGTIKRIVEHLSPRETRVVALGKPSDRDRGSWYFQRFAAELPAAGEFTLFNRSWYNRAGVEHVMGFCTDAEHEEFMSSVLEFEGMLVRSGIRLIKYYLDITKPEQKKRLEDRRRDPLKQWKISPIDEQAVSLWNKYSKARNEMFARTNAVVPWNVVSADDKRLARLNVIKDLLHRLHYADKDEQLIRPRRQIVFPYADEHLLSGAIAK, from the coding sequence ATGAAAAAAACGAAGGCAAGTAACCAAGAGGATGACGCTGAAGTCAGTTCCATTTCGCATGGCGAATACGAAGAGGAACTGCATTTACTTCAGATTGAGCTGGTGAAACTGCAAAGGCACTTCCTCTGCTGCAACGACCGGATACTGGTCATTTTCGAGGGGCGAGATGCCTCCGGGAAGGACGGAACGATTAAGCGCATCGTGGAGCATCTCAGTCCGCGCGAAACGCGAGTGGTCGCGCTCGGGAAGCCATCCGACCGCGACCGAGGCTCATGGTATTTCCAACGATTTGCGGCGGAGTTGCCTGCCGCCGGAGAATTCACGCTCTTTAATCGCAGTTGGTATAACCGGGCAGGTGTCGAGCACGTGATGGGCTTTTGCACTGACGCGGAGCACGAGGAGTTCATGTCTAGCGTCCTTGAGTTCGAAGGCATGCTGGTTCGTTCTGGCATTCGTCTCATCAAATACTACCTGGACATCACCAAGCCGGAACAGAAGAAGCGACTTGAGGACCGCCGGCGCGACCCGCTAAAGCAATGGAAGATAAGCCCCATCGACGAGCAGGCAGTCTCGCTTTGGAATAAGTACAGCAAGGCTCGAAACGAGATGTTTGCCCGCACCAACGCTGTCGTGCCATGGAACGTCGTCAGCGCAGACGATAAACGCCTGGCGCGCCTCAATGTCATCAAGGATTTGCTGCATCGTCTTCACTATGCGGACAAGGATGAGCAGCTGATTCGCCCACGTCGGCAGATTGTGTTTCCCTATGCAGATGAACACCTGCTGAGCGGAGCCATTGCGAAATGA
- a CDS encoding heavy metal translocating P-type ATPase translates to MSDQRGKDTDSHNQHASGGQSLGNEHDHGSHHQHGNSNPSAPESHVRCEHNHGHAAPDAATQLNDPVCGMSVTADSHFHSEHDGVRYFFCSESCQKKFEAEPLKYIAPAVDASVAFASEGTIYTCPMHLEIRQDHPGNCPKCGMTLEPIIPGLDEEENPELVDFSHRFWWTLPLTVVVFILAMFGHQLDLMEVSTQSWVELLLATPVVLWAGLPFFQRCMQSFINRSPNMWTLIGLGTGAAYLYSVIATVAPGVFPEAFAAHGRIGVYFEAAAVIISLTLVGQLLELKARSQTSAAIKSLLGLAPKTARRINADGTEEDVPLTHVHVGDTLRVRPGEKVPVDGVVTEGSSSLDESMITGEPIPVTKRVGDHVIGATMNTSGSLVIKSEKVGSQTVLSQIIQMVAQAQRSKAPMQRMADKVAGVFVLAVVGIALITFFAWGFFGPEPSWVYGLINAVAVLIIACPCALGLATPMSIMVASGKGASNGMLFRDAAAIENLRKVDTLIVDKTGTLTEGRPTFERAIGANGFTEEEVLRLAASLDQGSEHPLAATIVEAARQRNLVLQKAENFESGTGIGVRGIVAGRKLALGNTALMQAEGIGTDSLAGEGDTLRAQGASVMYLAVDGKLAGILAVSDPVKPTTPEALARLREVGIRVVMATGDGVVTAKSVAAKLGIDEFHGEVKPADKLALVSKFQAEGRVVAMAGDGINDAPALAKADVGIAMGTGTDVAMNSAQVTLVKGDLRGIARARELSEATIWNMKQNLGFAFVYNALGVPLAAGVLYASTGWLLSPMIAALAMSLSSASVVSNALRLRKAKI, encoded by the coding sequence ATGAGCGACCAACGCGGTAAGGATACGGACTCCCACAACCAACACGCGAGCGGTGGGCAATCTTTGGGTAACGAGCATGACCATGGCTCTCATCATCAGCACGGTAATTCGAACCCTTCCGCTCCTGAAAGCCACGTGAGGTGTGAGCACAACCATGGCCACGCCGCCCCGGATGCCGCGACGCAACTGAATGACCCGGTCTGCGGTATGTCGGTCACAGCGGATTCGCATTTCCATAGCGAGCACGATGGGGTCCGCTACTTCTTTTGCAGTGAATCGTGCCAGAAGAAATTCGAGGCCGAGCCTCTCAAGTACATCGCTCCCGCAGTGGACGCCTCGGTTGCCTTCGCCTCGGAAGGCACTATCTACACTTGCCCGATGCATCTGGAGATTCGGCAAGACCACCCGGGGAACTGTCCGAAATGCGGCATGACACTGGAGCCGATAATCCCAGGTCTAGACGAGGAGGAAAATCCAGAACTTGTCGATTTCAGTCATCGCTTCTGGTGGACGCTCCCGCTGACGGTCGTCGTGTTCATTCTGGCGATGTTCGGGCATCAGCTTGACCTAATGGAGGTGTCTACCCAGAGTTGGGTGGAGCTGCTTCTCGCCACTCCCGTGGTCCTCTGGGCGGGGCTGCCGTTCTTCCAGCGCTGCATGCAGTCATTCATCAATCGCAGCCCAAACATGTGGACCCTGATTGGACTTGGCACCGGCGCCGCGTATCTCTACAGCGTGATTGCAACGGTCGCTCCTGGCGTCTTTCCCGAGGCCTTCGCGGCCCACGGTCGAATCGGTGTGTATTTCGAGGCCGCCGCCGTCATCATTTCGTTGACGCTGGTTGGCCAGTTGCTGGAGTTGAAGGCACGGTCGCAAACGTCGGCTGCTATCAAGTCGCTGCTCGGCCTGGCACCAAAGACAGCACGGCGCATCAATGCGGACGGTACCGAGGAAGACGTGCCGCTGACACATGTCCACGTTGGGGACACGCTTCGCGTACGGCCAGGCGAGAAAGTGCCGGTGGACGGCGTTGTGACCGAGGGCTCGAGCTCGCTGGATGAATCGATGATTACCGGGGAGCCGATTCCTGTTACCAAGCGGGTGGGCGACCACGTCATTGGTGCGACGATGAACACGTCCGGCAGCCTCGTCATCAAATCCGAGAAAGTCGGCTCTCAGACAGTGCTGTCGCAAATCATTCAGATGGTCGCACAGGCACAACGCTCCAAGGCGCCGATGCAGAGGATGGCCGATAAGGTGGCCGGGGTGTTCGTTCTGGCGGTGGTCGGTATCGCGCTGATTACCTTCTTCGCTTGGGGCTTCTTCGGTCCAGAGCCGAGCTGGGTGTATGGCCTCATCAATGCTGTCGCTGTTCTCATCATTGCATGCCCGTGTGCGCTTGGACTAGCTACGCCGATGTCTATTATGGTGGCGAGCGGAAAAGGTGCATCGAACGGTATGCTGTTTCGTGATGCGGCGGCCATTGAGAATCTACGGAAGGTGGACACGCTGATTGTCGACAAGACCGGCACCCTGACTGAAGGTCGTCCCACGTTCGAACGCGCGATTGGCGCGAACGGTTTCACGGAAGAGGAAGTTCTTCGGCTGGCCGCAAGCCTCGACCAGGGCAGCGAGCATCCTCTTGCCGCCACTATTGTTGAGGCGGCTCGCCAGCGCAATCTAGTACTTCAGAAGGCAGAGAACTTCGAATCTGGCACGGGCATTGGGGTGCGAGGGATTGTCGCCGGCAGGAAGCTGGCGCTTGGCAACACCGCGCTGATGCAAGCCGAAGGCATTGGTACGGATTCCCTAGCCGGCGAGGGTGACACCCTACGCGCCCAGGGCGCAAGCGTCATGTATCTTGCCGTTGATGGAAAGCTGGCAGGGATTCTCGCCGTGTCAGACCCCGTGAAACCCACTACGCCCGAAGCGCTCGCCAGGCTGAGAGAGGTGGGCATTCGGGTTGTGATGGCCACTGGGGACGGCGTGGTGACGGCCAAGTCGGTGGCCGCAAAGCTGGGTATTGACGAGTTCCACGGCGAGGTGAAGCCGGCCGACAAGCTGGCGCTGGTCTCGAAGTTCCAGGCGGAAGGCAGAGTTGTTGCGATGGCCGGCGACGGCATCAACGACGCGCCGGCGCTCGCGAAGGCCGATGTGGGCATTGCCATGGGCACGGGCACCGATGTCGCGATGAACAGTGCGCAAGTGACGCTTGTCAAAGGAGACCTGCGTGGCATTGCCCGCGCGCGGGAGTTGTCAGAGGCAACAATCTGGAACATGAAGCAGAACCTCGGATTTGCCTTTGTCTACAACGCTTTGGGGGTGCCGCTTGCCGCAGGGGTGTTGTACGCGTCTACCGGTTGGTTGCTATCTCCCATGATTGCTGCGCTGGCGATGAGTCTTAGTTCTGCCTCGGTAGTCTCAAATGCATTGCGGCTGCGGAAGGCGAAGATTTAA
- the ftsH gene encoding ATP-dependent zinc metalloprotease FtsH produces MEPRQQQFSLLYVLAAAVMMLAIQSYIGTSHIETLPYSDFKVLLKAGKLKNVALGEAAITGTLSTEGIDKFLPKQQVDEMLREGKGDHQFSTLRVNDPNLVQDLEAAKVRFVGEADSKWIGVLLSWIVPALLFFAIWSFMIKRMGGAASGMLEIGKSKAKVYMQKETGVTFADVAGIDEAKEELSEIVNFLKDPQRYRRLGGKIPKGVLLLGAPGTGKTLLAKAVAGEAGVPFFSLSGSDFVEMFVGVGAARVRDLFNQAESKAPCIIFIDELDALGKTRAFNAMGGNEEREQTLNQLLVEMDGFDTNKGVIIMAATNRPEILDPALLRPGRFDRHVALDRPDLKGREQILKVHVKNVVLAPTVELTKLAARTPGFAGADLANLVNEAALLAARKGEDAVEMTDFDEALDRIVGGLEKKNRVMNPQEKETIAYHEAGHAIVAESRPRADRVSKVSIIPRGVAALGYTQQTPTEDRYLLKQSELLDRLDVLLGGRVAEQIAFGDVSTGAQNDLQRATDMARQMITQFGMSEQLGLATYEEMRNPMFMGAGMMPRERKEYSESTAQMIDTEVRQILADANGRVKQTLLANRNKLDALAKLLLEQEVVDRSALDLLLSDKVTPLTPGKHAAETAETPDPRTRNNEKNEGK; encoded by the coding sequence ATGGAACCGCGTCAACAACAGTTCTCCCTCTTGTACGTACTTGCGGCAGCCGTGATGATGCTTGCCATACAGAGCTACATAGGCACCTCTCATATCGAAACCCTGCCATACAGCGATTTCAAGGTCCTGCTCAAGGCCGGCAAGCTCAAGAACGTCGCGCTTGGGGAGGCGGCCATCACGGGTACGCTCAGCACTGAGGGCATCGATAAATTTCTTCCCAAGCAGCAGGTCGACGAGATGCTGCGCGAGGGGAAAGGCGACCATCAGTTTTCCACGCTCCGGGTCAATGACCCCAATCTGGTTCAAGACCTCGAAGCGGCCAAAGTACGCTTCGTCGGGGAAGCCGATAGCAAGTGGATTGGCGTCCTGCTCTCGTGGATTGTGCCGGCGCTCCTGTTCTTTGCAATCTGGAGCTTCATGATTAAGCGTATGGGCGGGGCCGCCAGCGGGATGCTGGAGATTGGGAAGAGCAAGGCCAAGGTCTATATGCAGAAAGAAACTGGCGTGACCTTTGCCGATGTCGCTGGCATCGACGAGGCCAAGGAGGAGCTCTCTGAAATCGTGAACTTCCTGAAGGACCCTCAGCGCTACAGACGCCTCGGCGGCAAGATTCCAAAGGGTGTGTTGCTGCTGGGGGCACCGGGTACCGGCAAAACCCTTCTCGCGAAGGCCGTTGCCGGAGAAGCTGGTGTGCCTTTCTTCAGCTTGAGCGGCTCCGACTTCGTTGAGATGTTCGTTGGCGTGGGCGCAGCACGGGTGCGCGACCTGTTCAACCAAGCCGAGAGCAAGGCGCCCTGCATCATCTTCATCGACGAACTCGACGCGCTGGGCAAAACCCGCGCGTTCAATGCAATGGGCGGCAATGAGGAGCGCGAGCAGACGCTGAACCAGTTGTTGGTGGAGATGGACGGCTTCGATACCAATAAGGGGGTCATCATTATGGCGGCCACCAATCGTCCTGAGATTTTGGACCCCGCCCTGTTGCGTCCAGGGCGGTTTGACCGCCATGTCGCACTCGACCGTCCAGACCTGAAAGGCCGCGAGCAGATTCTCAAGGTCCATGTCAAAAACGTTGTCCTCGCCCCCACCGTTGAGCTAACAAAATTGGCGGCGCGCACACCTGGATTCGCCGGAGCCGACCTCGCCAACCTCGTCAACGAGGCCGCGTTGCTGGCGGCTCGCAAGGGGGAGGATGCGGTGGAGATGACCGACTTTGATGAGGCACTGGACCGCATTGTTGGCGGGTTGGAAAAGAAGAACCGTGTGATGAATCCTCAAGAAAAGGAAACCATTGCCTACCACGAAGCGGGTCATGCCATCGTGGCGGAGTCGCGGCCACGCGCTGACCGTGTCTCGAAAGTTTCCATCATTCCGCGTGGTGTGGCCGCGCTTGGTTATACGCAGCAAACACCGACGGAGGACCGCTATCTACTGAAGCAGAGCGAACTGCTTGACCGACTTGATGTGCTGCTCGGTGGCCGCGTCGCCGAGCAAATTGCTTTTGGGGATGTGTCGACCGGTGCACAGAACGATTTGCAGCGCGCCACCGACATGGCGCGCCAGATGATTACCCAGTTTGGGATGAGTGAACAGCTTGGACTGGCAACCTATGAGGAAATGCGAAATCCCATGTTCATGGGCGCTGGCATGATGCCACGAGAGCGCAAGGAATACAGTGAAAGCACGGCGCAGATGATTGATACCGAGGTCAGACAGATTCTGGCCGATGCGAACGGGCGAGTGAAGCAAACACTGCTGGCAAATCGGAACAAACTCGACGCACTGGCCAAGCTACTGCTCGAGCAAGAGGTCGTAGACCGGTCTGCCCTCGACTTGCTGCTATCCGACAAAGTTACCCCGCTGACGCCGGGAAAGCATGCTGCAGAGACCGCCGAAACACCAGACCCACGGACGCGGAACAATGAAAAAAACGAAGGCAAGTAA
- a CDS encoding copper resistance D family protein has product MNDGLLGISRLALTALQNLSFALLVGTLLSERWLARSPSPWQADVSRRLVRAFRGSAIVALLSGVLAFWIHCALMSESSLADAWPAVRSMLTETEFGRAWGIGAAFMLFVTLISFFPWTGSAFGCQLAQGLGLAGFALSRSHSGHPVDAGAFSLPVWADWIHLLAVSTWVGIVWVAAFMVAPKMAEASQGDHQNGASFIQSLSDTATYALIALFVTGAYNGWRGVGPPGNLLGSAYGQLLVLKVSLAVAAAALGGHNRFFEMPRLLASLKSGSSVSLARQIRRFAAILYVESWVLAGVLVAATVLVASPLPGTS; this is encoded by the coding sequence ATGAATGACGGTCTCCTTGGCATCTCGCGGCTTGCATTGACGGCACTGCAGAACCTCAGTTTTGCCTTGCTCGTCGGTACCTTGTTGAGCGAGCGCTGGCTGGCTCGTTCCCCGTCGCCGTGGCAAGCCGATGTCAGCCGACGGTTGGTGCGGGCATTCAGGGGCAGTGCCATCGTTGCGCTGCTGTCAGGCGTACTCGCCTTCTGGATACATTGCGCGCTGATGAGCGAGTCTTCGCTGGCAGACGCCTGGCCGGCGGTGCGCTCGATGCTGACGGAAACGGAATTCGGTCGCGCTTGGGGTATTGGCGCTGCCTTCATGCTTTTTGTCACCCTCATTTCGTTCTTCCCTTGGACCGGAAGCGCCTTTGGCTGCCAACTGGCTCAGGGGCTTGGGCTTGCGGGTTTTGCACTGAGCCGAAGCCATTCGGGCCATCCCGTGGACGCTGGCGCGTTCAGTCTGCCGGTTTGGGCCGATTGGATTCATCTTCTGGCCGTTAGTACTTGGGTTGGCATCGTGTGGGTCGCCGCGTTCATGGTGGCGCCGAAGATGGCCGAGGCTTCACAGGGTGACCACCAGAACGGTGCGTCTTTCATTCAATCGCTATCCGATACGGCCACGTACGCGCTTATCGCGCTCTTTGTCACCGGAGCCTATAACGGGTGGCGAGGAGTAGGTCCGCCCGGCAATTTGCTCGGCTCGGCGTACGGGCAACTGCTCGTGCTGAAGGTTTCCCTCGCGGTAGCTGCTGCGGCTCTCGGGGGGCACAATCGGTTCTTTGAAATGCCTCGTTTGTTGGCCTCGTTGAAAAGCGGGTCATCCGTGTCTCTCGCTCGCCAAATCAGGCGCTTCGCCGCCATTCTATATGTGGAGTCGTGGGTGCTAGCAGGGGTATTGGTTGCTGCTACGGTGCTGGTAGCGAGCCCGCTGCCAGGTACGTCCTAA
- a CDS encoding copper resistance CopC family protein — protein MKALTRKTLMGLATAAAIGLSPAIASAHGKLEGADPAAGSTVDALAGPLRLTFNEDLEPAFSNVSVADASGTVVSKEKAKVDASNPRVLTVAVPKLSSGSYAVHWTVMTHDGHKVKGDYKFTVK, from the coding sequence ATGAAAGCACTGACCCGGAAAACGCTGATGGGCCTCGCGACCGCCGCCGCTATCGGACTGTCGCCCGCCATCGCATCTGCACACGGCAAACTCGAAGGCGCAGACCCGGCTGCGGGTAGCACGGTTGACGCGCTGGCGGGTCCACTTCGACTGACGTTCAATGAAGACCTGGAGCCGGCATTCAGCAATGTGAGCGTTGCCGACGCCAGCGGCACAGTCGTTAGCAAGGAGAAAGCCAAAGTCGACGCGTCGAATCCGCGTGTGCTGACGGTTGCTGTCCCGAAACTGTCGTCGGGTTCCTATGCCGTGCACTGGACCGTCATGACGCACGACGGGCACAAGGTCAAGGGCGACTATAAATTCACGGTGAAGTGA
- a CDS encoding DUF2933 domain-containing protein, with the protein MFVGREHSNHIVTSWPYALILLCKLMHLFHGGNAGRS; encoded by the coding sequence ATGTTTGTCGGACGCGAACATTCGAATCATATTGTAACGTCGTGGCCGTATGCTCTAATTCTGCTGTGCAAGCTCATGCATCTGTTCCACGGTGGTAATGCCGGTCGTAGCTGA
- a CDS encoding copper-binding protein, whose amino-acid sequence MKKGFVSIVVGLALACSASAFAGAGDMDMSGSSGHKASSTAGSMSHGEVKKVDAASGKLTIKHGPLENLGMEGMTMVFRVKEPAMISQVKVGDKIDFVAEDLNGALTVTKLQVQ is encoded by the coding sequence ATGAAGAAGGGATTTGTATCGATTGTTGTTGGCTTGGCACTCGCGTGCTCGGCCTCCGCGTTTGCTGGCGCAGGCGACATGGACATGAGCGGTAGCTCAGGTCACAAGGCAAGTTCAACCGCCGGGAGCATGTCGCACGGCGAGGTCAAGAAGGTCGACGCCGCTAGCGGGAAGCTCACTATCAAGCATGGTCCGCTGGAAAACCTCGGGATGGAAGGGATGACGATGGTCTTCAGGGTCAAAGAGCCGGCCATGATTTCGCAAGTAAAGGTTGGCGACAAGATTGACTTCGTTGCCGAGGATTTGAATGGTGCACTGACTGTCACCAAGCTTCAGGTGCAGTAA
- a CDS encoding copper oxidase — MVSRRQFLQGSGAAMLGAAVVSKAGAASLPEAPLQSGAATQPPLLPSSGRPYNPVVTLNGWTLPWRMRNGWKEFHLIAEPVEREFAPGMTAHLWGYNGQSPGPTIECVEGDKVRIFVTNKLPEHTTVHWHGVILPSGMDGVGGLSQPHIKPGKTFVYEFVMGKSGTFMYHPHSDEMVQMAMGMMGFIVVHPKDQSFMRVDRDFVFLMSAYDIDPGSYTPRVATMTEFNMWTWNSRVFPGIDSLPARLGDRVRIRIGNLTMTNHPIHLHGVDFEVTGTDGGWVPKAARWPEVTADVAVGQMRAIEFVANNPGDWAFHCHKSHHTMNAMGHQVPTMIGVKQKDLAKKMSKLVPDYMAMGEAGMSDMGGMEMPLPDNTLPMMTGQGPFGPVEMGGMFTVLKVREGLGRNDYKDPGWYKHPKGTVAYEYTGELP; from the coding sequence ATGGTTTCCCGTCGACAATTCCTACAAGGCTCCGGTGCCGCCATGCTCGGTGCCGCCGTGGTGTCCAAAGCCGGTGCGGCATCGCTGCCGGAAGCACCTCTGCAATCCGGCGCTGCCACGCAGCCTCCACTCCTTCCTTCATCGGGACGGCCCTATAACCCCGTGGTAACGCTCAACGGCTGGACGTTACCCTGGCGCATGCGCAATGGCTGGAAGGAATTTCACCTTATTGCCGAACCGGTCGAGCGCGAATTCGCACCAGGGATGACAGCCCATCTCTGGGGCTACAACGGGCAGAGTCCGGGGCCGACCATCGAATGCGTGGAAGGGGATAAGGTCCGCATTTTCGTGACGAATAAATTGCCGGAGCACACCACGGTTCACTGGCATGGTGTCATCCTGCCTTCCGGTATGGATGGGGTGGGTGGACTGTCGCAGCCGCATATCAAACCGGGCAAGACCTTTGTCTATGAATTTGTCATGGGCAAGTCCGGCACGTTCATGTATCACCCCCATTCAGATGAAATGGTGCAGATGGCGATGGGCATGATGGGCTTTATCGTCGTGCATCCGAAAGACCAGTCGTTCATGCGAGTCGACCGCGACTTCGTGTTCCTGATGTCTGCCTACGACATCGACCCGGGCTCGTACACGCCGCGCGTCGCTACCATGACTGAATTCAATATGTGGACGTGGAACAGCCGCGTGTTCCCCGGTATCGACTCGTTGCCCGCGCGCCTCGGTGACCGTGTGCGTATCCGTATCGGCAACCTCACCATGACGAATCACCCAATTCACCTGCATGGAGTTGACTTCGAAGTGACGGGCACGGACGGGGGCTGGGTCCCCAAGGCCGCTCGCTGGCCCGAGGTGACGGCCGACGTTGCAGTCGGGCAGATGCGCGCGATTGAGTTCGTGGCCAACAATCCCGGTGACTGGGCTTTCCATTGCCACAAGTCGCATCACACCATGAACGCCATGGGGCACCAGGTCCCCACCATGATCGGGGTTAAGCAGAAGGACCTTGCCAAGAAGATGAGCAAGCTCGTGCCCGATTACATGGCGATGGGAGAAGCCGGTATGTCTGACATGGGGGGAATGGAGATGCCGTTGCCAGACAACACTTTGCCGATGATGACCGGGCAAGGTCCCTTCGGTCCGGTTGAGATGGGTGGCATGTTCACTGTACTCAAGGTGCGAGAAGGTCTGGGACGGAATGACTACAAAGACCCGGGTTGGTACAAGCATCCGAAAGGAACAGTCGCCTATGAGTACACCGGCGAACTGCCGTAA